From a single Lolium rigidum isolate FL_2022 chromosome 7, APGP_CSIRO_Lrig_0.1, whole genome shotgun sequence genomic region:
- the LOC124675135 gene encoding uncharacterized protein LOC124675135, which translates to MHYIQLRSKTFLCTRAARSTTPSWMPHPARILCIQLKHTTSVGAPVKLVCMLLWRFSPMDHQLAEYYANVQSLFRSFSLAKFLSHEHLAIGSNFYILLRTTTHGINFRYLQMSATKFQCLRYLQQICFCFRHNLFSSDYDIARYSELNLPTTVAVTFHTSCSV; encoded by the exons ATGCACTACATTCAGTTAAGAAGTAAGACCTTTTTATG CACTCGAGCCGCGAGGTCCACCACTCCGTCTTGGATGCCGCATCCGGCACGGATTCTATGCATTCAATTAAAACACACGACATCGGTTGGAGCACCAGTAAAACTGGTGTGTATGTTG CTGTGGCGGTTTTCTCCCATGGACCACCAGCTGGCCGAGTATTATGCAAACGTGCAAAGTTTGTTCCGGAGTTTCAgtttggcaaagttcctc AGTCATGAACATCTTGCTATAGGCTCTAATTTCTATATTTTGCTGCG GACCACGACTCATGGAATTAACTTCAGGTATCTGCAAATGTCAGCCACAAAATTTCAGTGCTTAAGATATCTACAACAGATTTGCTTTTGCTTCAGACACAACCTGTTCAGTTCAGATTACGATATTGCCAGATATTCAGAGCTTAACCTACCTACAACAGTTGCTGTAACTTTTCACACAAGCTGTTCAGTTTAG